One window of the Daphnia pulex isolate KAP4 chromosome 8, ASM2113471v1 genome contains the following:
- the LOC124199837 gene encoding cyclic AMP-dependent transcription factor ATF-4-like → MKKSMEFLHPKMNMEFGEMDSSLGAFWSPAFENDSFNSTFVLNERGDGNFGIAENATENRSKLAAEMLKELESSQAQNYDPCCGWLEEPMDLEVFGQSLVESPAIPLGDETDYFPLSPGPSSPLTPQAPTPIHPASPQELYPSQSDLFSLKDEVPVLAIPAENEELLESLESLLHEIAAVESTSDQPQVIQEEEDITSALLESLINGHVAEEQVNEELVEFMTLINKPKIELCAVSASPIVSIPPASIGSTIRICSSESKDPEWIPTPRTSGRKSNSSQPIATTPPRKPRKKSLRSDDRRLRKKEQNKTAATRYRIKKKVELDILLDEEAALEQRNLQLQMQHDELANEVRYLKKLMREIFNNRRRR, encoded by the exons atgaaaaaatcaaTGGAGTTCCTTCATCCCAAAATGAATATGGAGTTTGGGGAAATGGACAGCAGTCTGGGGGCCTTTTGGTCACCAGCTTTTGAGAATGATAGTTTCAATTCTACATTTGTTTTGAATGAACGAG GTGATGGTAATTTTGGAATAGCTGAGAATGCCACTGAGAACCGAAGTAAATTGGCTGCAGAGATGCTCAAGGAGTTGGAGAGCTCCCAAGCACAAAATTATG ATCCGTGTTGCGGATGGCTAGAGGAACCAATGGACTTGGAAGTTTTTGGACAGTCCCTGGTAGAGTCGCCAGCGATTCCACTAGGTGATGAAACTGATTACTTCCCTCTTTCCCCTGGTCCGTCGAGTCCTCTGACCCCACAAGCCCCTACACCTATCCATCCGGCTAGCCCACAGGAATTGTATCCATCCCAG AGTGATTTGTTTTCACTCAAGGATGAAGTGCCAGTTCTTGCCATTCCAGCCGAGAATGAAGAACTGCTCGAGTCGCTGGAATCATTGTTGCATGAAATTGCGGCGGTAGAATCGACATCCGATCAACCCCAAGTtatccaagaagaagaagacataaCGTCAGCTCTACTTGAGTCGCTTATTAATG gTCATGTTGCTGAAGAACAAGTCAACGAAGAATTGGTTGAGTTTATGACGCTGATTAACAAGCCTAAAATAGAGCTTTGCGCTGTTTCTGCCAGTCCAATCGTGTCGATTCCACCTGCTTCGATTGGCTCAACCATTCGAATCTGCAGTTCCGAAAGCAAAGATCCCGAATGGATACCTACACCTAGAACGTCGGGTCGCAAATCAAACTCTAGCCAACCGATTGCTACTACGCCGCCTCGCAAACCACGCAAGAAAAGTCTGAGATCAGATGACCGCCGTCTCCGCAAGAAggaacagaacaaaacagcaGCTACTCGATACCGGATCAAGAAGAAAGTTGAGTTGGATATTTTGCTGGATGAAGAGGCCGCTCTTGAACAACGTAATCTCCAGCTACAAATGCAACACGACGAATTGGCCAATGAAGTTCGTTATCTGAAGAAATTGATGCGCGAGATTTTTAACAACCGCAGAAGGCGCTGA
- the LOC124199834 gene encoding protein glass-like isoform X3, protein MMNYPVWPDSAGVAGYSRTLLGQGGGGMRSSLAPPPPPPPAAASSAGTADEGGTNKCNPPKYNVTNGGTDPTTIQRSANHHSSSSAAGGSSSSSAARLNNGDDCGSSGGGGSGGGARGHQLPSADKYAPLSSFTDDDSLLKVATHFLSGGNGQGRHYMPIARDYSTLSYSSGVSVSTAGSYCNPGQQQQQQQQQQQQQQQQQQQQQQQVAALSLERPGGTARNPHTSDGGPGAGSRISSASSSDNGGPNTAGGAGQPNPLLSPCSVMEEASSPGSTTSQLSYLGALQSPANSGLTPLGFPAPYLLTKDGAGLAAAAAAAAAQAAHVAAQQVGHGGGHGGHGGHGGGGGHGHSGHGSGISGPKQKKEPKPGSDVRSFGCQVCGRGFKQKATLAQHERTHTDERPFDCPDCHKRFRQQSHLVQHLRIHSDERPYGCTYCEKAFRQKAILNQHIRIHTGEKPYVCPQCTKCFRQKAILNQHIRTHSGKRPYSCPDAKCKKKFVDQASMEKHFKKHIEDDQQQLLAEARGGPGMRSTNAGGRNNAKGLLRVKLNNSDRPATTFSRVLAPGAGGISTQDRATSPFPINMMTRPGQNNNNNNNNNNAASGAPTPAGTASASPERMADTPAASRIELAAHEGSSQQAPPTYLTHHGHHHHHQAAAAAAAASNPASGPYHFVPFPHRPYHYDLLSLGSMGQSMYGGGGSNNKMAEQHAAAKYRSDALGN, encoded by the exons ATGATGAATTATCCAGTTTGGCCGGATTCGGCCGGGGTGGCCGGTTACTCTCGGACATTGCTGGGCCAAGGTGGAGGCGGAATGCGGTCGTCGTTGGCTCCACCGCCACCTCCTCCGCCTGCAGCCGCCTCAAGTGCCGGGACTGCCGATGAAGGAGGCACCAACAAATGCAACCCGCCGAAATATAACGTCACCAACGGAGGAACGGACCCGACAACTATTCAACGCTCAGCCAATCACCATTCATCTTCTTCCGCAGCCGGCGGATCCTCGTCGTCCTCGGCGGCCCGTTTGAATAATGGAGACGATTGTGGCAGCAGTGGCGGCGGTGGTAGCGGCGGAGGAGCTCGAGGCCATCAGCTCCCCTCGGCGGACAAATACGCCCCGCTGTCTTCCTTTACCGACGACGACAGTCTCCTCAAG GTGGCGACACATTTTCTCAGCGGTGGAAACGGCCAGGGTCGACACTACATGCCTATTGCCCGCGATTACTCAACATTGAGCTATTCCTCGGGCGTTTCCGTCAGTACAGCCGGCTCCTATTGTAAtcccggccagcagcagcagcagcaacaacaacagcagcaacaacaacaacagcagcagcagcaacaacaacagcaagttGCGGCCCTCTCGTTGGAACGACCGGGGGGTACGGCACGCAATCCTCATACTTCAGATGGTGGTCCGGGAGCCGGAAGCCGGATATCTTCAGCGTCTAGTTCGGATAATGGAGGACCGAATACGGCCGGCGGCGCGGGCCAACCCAACCCGTTACTCTCTCCGTGCAGCGTCATGGAAGAAGCCTCGAGTCCCGGCTCGACGACCAGTCAATTATCCTATTTGGGTGCCCTACAAAGTCCGGCCAATTCCGGCCTGACTCCGCTCGGCTTCCCAGCTCCGTACCTTTTAACCAAAGACGGTGCCGGATTGGCCGCTGCGGCCGCAGCTGCCGCCGCCCAAGCTGCTCACGTCGCTGCCCAGCAGGTCGGGCACGGTGGTGGGCATGGAGGGCATGGTGGAcatggcggcggcggaggaCACGGCCACAGTGGACACGGTAGCGGCATAAGCGGACCCAAACAGAAGAAAGAACCTAAACCGGGCAGTGATGTACGTTCATTCGGATGTCAG GTTTGTGGACGTGGATTCAAACAAAAGGCGACGTTGGCTCAGCACGAAAGGACCCACACGGATGAACGACCGTTCGATTGTCCCGATTGCCACAAACGCTTCCGTCAGCAGTCTCACTTGGTGCAGCATTTACGGATTCATTCGGACGAGCGACCCTATGGATGCACCTACTGCGAAAAG GCGTTCCGTCAGAAGGCGATACTCAACCAGCATATCCGGATCCATACGGGCGAGAAGCCGTACGTTTGCCCACAGTGCACTAAATGCTTCCGACAGAAAGCCATACTTAATCAGCACATCCGGACGCACTCGGGCAAACGCCCCTACTCTTGCCCGGACGCCAAGTGCAAGAAGAAATTTGTCGATCAGGCGTCGATggagaaacatttcaaaaagcaTATCGAGGATGACCAGCAGCAGTTGCTGGCCGAAGCACGAGGCGGACCTGGGATGAGGTCCACCAACGCCGGAGGACGCAACAATGCCAAAGGATTGTTGCGGGTCAAATTGAACAATTCTGACCGACCGGCTACAACTTTCAGCCGCGTCTTGGCGCCTGGCGCCGGCGGGATCTCGACTCAGGACCGGGCCACATCTCCTTTCCCAATCAACATGATGACCCGCCCTggacaaaacaataacaacaacaacaataataataatgccgCGTCGGGCGCTCCTACTCCGGCCGGAACTGCTTCCGCTTCTCCTGAACGGATGGCCGACACTCCGGCTGCTAGCCGGATTGAATTAGCCGCCCACGAAGGATCATCTCAACAAGCACCGCCCACTTACCTGACTCATCACGggcaccatcaccaccaccaggcggctgcagccgcagcagccgcCAGCAATCCAGCTTCCGGCCCTTACCATTTTGTTCCGTTTCCTCACCGACCCTACCACTATGATCTGCTGAGTCTCGGTTCCATGGGTCAATCCATGTACGGCGGCGGAGGTAGCAATAACAAGATGGCCGAGCAGCATGCAGCAGCCAAATACCGCTCGGATGCTTTGGGTAACTAA
- the LOC124199834 gene encoding Krueppel homolog 1-like isoform X2: MMNYPVWPDSAGVAGYSRTLLGQGGGGMRSSLAPPPPPPPAAASSAGTADEGGTNKCNPPKYNVTNGGTDPTTIQRSANHHSSSSAAGGSSSSSAARLNNGDDCGSSGGGGSGGGARGHQLPSADKYAPLSSFTDDDSLLKVATHFLSGGNGQGRHYMPIARDYSTLSYSSGVSVSTAGSYCNPGQQQQQQQQQQQQQQQQQQQQQQQVAALSLERPGGTARNPHTSDGGPGAGSRISSASSSDNGGPNTAGGAGQPNPLLSPCSVMEEASSPGSTTSQLSYLGALQSPANSGLTPLGFPAPYLLTKDGAGLAAAAAAAAAQAAHVAAQQVGHGGGHGGHGGHGGGGGHGHSGHGSGISGPKQKKEPKPGSDVCGRGFKQKATLAQHERTHTDERPFDCPDCHKRFRQQSHLVQHLRIHSDERPYGCTYCEKAFRQKAILNQHIRIHTGEKPYVCPQCTKCFRQKAILNQHIRTHSGKRPYSCPDAKCKKKFVDQASMEKHFKKHIEDDQQQLLAEARGGPGMRSTNAGGRNNAKGLLRVKLNNSDRPATTFSRVLAPGAGGISTQDRATSPFPINMMTRPGQNNNNNNNNNNAASGAPTPAGTASASPERMADTPAASRIELAAHEGSSQQAPPTYLTHHGHHHHHQAAAAAAAASNPASGPYHFVPFPHRPYHYDLLSLGSMGQSMYGGGGSNNKMAEQHAAAKYRSDALGEAPHSQQMGGAMDKECVGGANNNMATNYTVNGSVQKDSVP; the protein is encoded by the exons ATGATGAATTATCCAGTTTGGCCGGATTCGGCCGGGGTGGCCGGTTACTCTCGGACATTGCTGGGCCAAGGTGGAGGCGGAATGCGGTCGTCGTTGGCTCCACCGCCACCTCCTCCGCCTGCAGCCGCCTCAAGTGCCGGGACTGCCGATGAAGGAGGCACCAACAAATGCAACCCGCCGAAATATAACGTCACCAACGGAGGAACGGACCCGACAACTATTCAACGCTCAGCCAATCACCATTCATCTTCTTCCGCAGCCGGCGGATCCTCGTCGTCCTCGGCGGCCCGTTTGAATAATGGAGACGATTGTGGCAGCAGTGGCGGCGGTGGTAGCGGCGGAGGAGCTCGAGGCCATCAGCTCCCCTCGGCGGACAAATACGCCCCGCTGTCTTCCTTTACCGACGACGACAGTCTCCTCAAG GTGGCGACACATTTTCTCAGCGGTGGAAACGGCCAGGGTCGACACTACATGCCTATTGCCCGCGATTACTCAACATTGAGCTATTCCTCGGGCGTTTCCGTCAGTACAGCCGGCTCCTATTGTAAtcccggccagcagcagcagcagcaacaacaacagcagcaacaacaacaacagcagcagcagcaacaacaacagcaagttGCGGCCCTCTCGTTGGAACGACCGGGGGGTACGGCACGCAATCCTCATACTTCAGATGGTGGTCCGGGAGCCGGAAGCCGGATATCTTCAGCGTCTAGTTCGGATAATGGAGGACCGAATACGGCCGGCGGCGCGGGCCAACCCAACCCGTTACTCTCTCCGTGCAGCGTCATGGAAGAAGCCTCGAGTCCCGGCTCGACGACCAGTCAATTATCCTATTTGGGTGCCCTACAAAGTCCGGCCAATTCCGGCCTGACTCCGCTCGGCTTCCCAGCTCCGTACCTTTTAACCAAAGACGGTGCCGGATTGGCCGCTGCGGCCGCAGCTGCCGCCGCCCAAGCTGCTCACGTCGCTGCCCAGCAGGTCGGGCACGGTGGTGGGCATGGAGGGCATGGTGGAcatggcggcggcggaggaCACGGCCACAGTGGACACGGTAGCGGCATAAGCGGACCCAAACAGAAGAAAGAACCTAAACCGGGCAGTGAT GTTTGTGGACGTGGATTCAAACAAAAGGCGACGTTGGCTCAGCACGAAAGGACCCACACGGATGAACGACCGTTCGATTGTCCCGATTGCCACAAACGCTTCCGTCAGCAGTCTCACTTGGTGCAGCATTTACGGATTCATTCGGACGAGCGACCCTATGGATGCACCTACTGCGAAAAG GCGTTCCGTCAGAAGGCGATACTCAACCAGCATATCCGGATCCATACGGGCGAGAAGCCGTACGTTTGCCCACAGTGCACTAAATGCTTCCGACAGAAAGCCATACTTAATCAGCACATCCGGACGCACTCGGGCAAACGCCCCTACTCTTGCCCGGACGCCAAGTGCAAGAAGAAATTTGTCGATCAGGCGTCGATggagaaacatttcaaaaagcaTATCGAGGATGACCAGCAGCAGTTGCTGGCCGAAGCACGAGGCGGACCTGGGATGAGGTCCACCAACGCCGGAGGACGCAACAATGCCAAAGGATTGTTGCGGGTCAAATTGAACAATTCTGACCGACCGGCTACAACTTTCAGCCGCGTCTTGGCGCCTGGCGCCGGCGGGATCTCGACTCAGGACCGGGCCACATCTCCTTTCCCAATCAACATGATGACCCGCCCTggacaaaacaataacaacaacaacaataataataatgccgCGTCGGGCGCTCCTACTCCGGCCGGAACTGCTTCCGCTTCTCCTGAACGGATGGCCGACACTCCGGCTGCTAGCCGGATTGAATTAGCCGCCCACGAAGGATCATCTCAACAAGCACCGCCCACTTACCTGACTCATCACGggcaccatcaccaccaccaggcggctgcagccgcagcagccgcCAGCAATCCAGCTTCCGGCCCTTACCATTTTGTTCCGTTTCCTCACCGACCCTACCACTATGATCTGCTGAGTCTCGGTTCCATGGGTCAATCCATGTACGGCGGCGGAGGTAGCAATAACAAGATGGCCGAGCAGCATGCAGCAGCCAAATACCGCTCGGATGCTTTGG GCGAGGCTCCTCACAGCCAACAAATGGGAGGCGCTATGGATAAGGAGTGCGTCGGAGGTGCCAACAACAATATGGCAACCAACTACACGGTTAATGGAAGCGTCCAAAAGGATAGTGTTCCTtaa
- the LOC124199834 gene encoding protein glass-like isoform X1, translated as MMNYPVWPDSAGVAGYSRTLLGQGGGGMRSSLAPPPPPPPAAASSAGTADEGGTNKCNPPKYNVTNGGTDPTTIQRSANHHSSSSAAGGSSSSSAARLNNGDDCGSSGGGGSGGGARGHQLPSADKYAPLSSFTDDDSLLKVATHFLSGGNGQGRHYMPIARDYSTLSYSSGVSVSTAGSYCNPGQQQQQQQQQQQQQQQQQQQQQQQVAALSLERPGGTARNPHTSDGGPGAGSRISSASSSDNGGPNTAGGAGQPNPLLSPCSVMEEASSPGSTTSQLSYLGALQSPANSGLTPLGFPAPYLLTKDGAGLAAAAAAAAAQAAHVAAQQVGHGGGHGGHGGHGGGGGHGHSGHGSGISGPKQKKEPKPGSDVRSFGCQVCGRGFKQKATLAQHERTHTDERPFDCPDCHKRFRQQSHLVQHLRIHSDERPYGCTYCEKAFRQKAILNQHIRIHTGEKPYVCPQCTKCFRQKAILNQHIRTHSGKRPYSCPDAKCKKKFVDQASMEKHFKKHIEDDQQQLLAEARGGPGMRSTNAGGRNNAKGLLRVKLNNSDRPATTFSRVLAPGAGGISTQDRATSPFPINMMTRPGQNNNNNNNNNNAASGAPTPAGTASASPERMADTPAASRIELAAHEGSSQQAPPTYLTHHGHHHHHQAAAAAAAASNPASGPYHFVPFPHRPYHYDLLSLGSMGQSMYGGGGSNNKMAEQHAAAKYRSDALGEAPHSQQMGGAMDKECVGGANNNMATNYTVNGSVQKDSVP; from the exons ATGATGAATTATCCAGTTTGGCCGGATTCGGCCGGGGTGGCCGGTTACTCTCGGACATTGCTGGGCCAAGGTGGAGGCGGAATGCGGTCGTCGTTGGCTCCACCGCCACCTCCTCCGCCTGCAGCCGCCTCAAGTGCCGGGACTGCCGATGAAGGAGGCACCAACAAATGCAACCCGCCGAAATATAACGTCACCAACGGAGGAACGGACCCGACAACTATTCAACGCTCAGCCAATCACCATTCATCTTCTTCCGCAGCCGGCGGATCCTCGTCGTCCTCGGCGGCCCGTTTGAATAATGGAGACGATTGTGGCAGCAGTGGCGGCGGTGGTAGCGGCGGAGGAGCTCGAGGCCATCAGCTCCCCTCGGCGGACAAATACGCCCCGCTGTCTTCCTTTACCGACGACGACAGTCTCCTCAAG GTGGCGACACATTTTCTCAGCGGTGGAAACGGCCAGGGTCGACACTACATGCCTATTGCCCGCGATTACTCAACATTGAGCTATTCCTCGGGCGTTTCCGTCAGTACAGCCGGCTCCTATTGTAAtcccggccagcagcagcagcagcaacaacaacagcagcaacaacaacaacagcagcagcagcaacaacaacagcaagttGCGGCCCTCTCGTTGGAACGACCGGGGGGTACGGCACGCAATCCTCATACTTCAGATGGTGGTCCGGGAGCCGGAAGCCGGATATCTTCAGCGTCTAGTTCGGATAATGGAGGACCGAATACGGCCGGCGGCGCGGGCCAACCCAACCCGTTACTCTCTCCGTGCAGCGTCATGGAAGAAGCCTCGAGTCCCGGCTCGACGACCAGTCAATTATCCTATTTGGGTGCCCTACAAAGTCCGGCCAATTCCGGCCTGACTCCGCTCGGCTTCCCAGCTCCGTACCTTTTAACCAAAGACGGTGCCGGATTGGCCGCTGCGGCCGCAGCTGCCGCCGCCCAAGCTGCTCACGTCGCTGCCCAGCAGGTCGGGCACGGTGGTGGGCATGGAGGGCATGGTGGAcatggcggcggcggaggaCACGGCCACAGTGGACACGGTAGCGGCATAAGCGGACCCAAACAGAAGAAAGAACCTAAACCGGGCAGTGATGTACGTTCATTCGGATGTCAG GTTTGTGGACGTGGATTCAAACAAAAGGCGACGTTGGCTCAGCACGAAAGGACCCACACGGATGAACGACCGTTCGATTGTCCCGATTGCCACAAACGCTTCCGTCAGCAGTCTCACTTGGTGCAGCATTTACGGATTCATTCGGACGAGCGACCCTATGGATGCACCTACTGCGAAAAG GCGTTCCGTCAGAAGGCGATACTCAACCAGCATATCCGGATCCATACGGGCGAGAAGCCGTACGTTTGCCCACAGTGCACTAAATGCTTCCGACAGAAAGCCATACTTAATCAGCACATCCGGACGCACTCGGGCAAACGCCCCTACTCTTGCCCGGACGCCAAGTGCAAGAAGAAATTTGTCGATCAGGCGTCGATggagaaacatttcaaaaagcaTATCGAGGATGACCAGCAGCAGTTGCTGGCCGAAGCACGAGGCGGACCTGGGATGAGGTCCACCAACGCCGGAGGACGCAACAATGCCAAAGGATTGTTGCGGGTCAAATTGAACAATTCTGACCGACCGGCTACAACTTTCAGCCGCGTCTTGGCGCCTGGCGCCGGCGGGATCTCGACTCAGGACCGGGCCACATCTCCTTTCCCAATCAACATGATGACCCGCCCTggacaaaacaataacaacaacaacaataataataatgccgCGTCGGGCGCTCCTACTCCGGCCGGAACTGCTTCCGCTTCTCCTGAACGGATGGCCGACACTCCGGCTGCTAGCCGGATTGAATTAGCCGCCCACGAAGGATCATCTCAACAAGCACCGCCCACTTACCTGACTCATCACGggcaccatcaccaccaccaggcggctgcagccgcagcagccgcCAGCAATCCAGCTTCCGGCCCTTACCATTTTGTTCCGTTTCCTCACCGACCCTACCACTATGATCTGCTGAGTCTCGGTTCCATGGGTCAATCCATGTACGGCGGCGGAGGTAGCAATAACAAGATGGCCGAGCAGCATGCAGCAGCCAAATACCGCTCGGATGCTTTGG GCGAGGCTCCTCACAGCCAACAAATGGGAGGCGCTATGGATAAGGAGTGCGTCGGAGGTGCCAACAACAATATGGCAACCAACTACACGGTTAATGGAAGCGTCCAAAAGGATAGTGTTCCTtaa
- the LOC124199836 gene encoding transmembrane protein 184B-like codes for MTTNLNGTTRDWNATTITTMFETTAASTELDYSNSSILSNTSTTPSPHHPDSIWLMSASAQGIAGVFVWAAVFITCHQIYQYLRFYTHPSEQRWIVRILFIVPIYALTSWFSLLFFHKNSYYVYFDTFRDCYEAFVIYNFLSLCYEYLGGEGNIMSEIRGKPIRSSWFYCTCCLSGRQYSIEFLRFCKQATLQFCAVKPCMAFVTVILQSQGLYSDGDWSPQSGYLYITIINNVSITLALYALFLFFFATKDLLSPYDPVLKFAIIKSIIFLCFWQGVLLAVLETLEIIAPIYGSDNTITNAGTVSAGYQNFLVCIEMGFAAVALRYAFPVTVYAQNCATDSRGRTVTMQSISSSLKETVNPKDMMTDAFHNFHPQYQQYTQYSASGSTSRGAGGRPSRNGTFDTDESGPAIHRTTPTLHPPPSTSSAASTSSPSAHRPVISGGAATSSFSTSSAAATSTAASPSAHLPAQSGGPVGVPPSRLAYTEKTMLLSSDDEFQ; via the exons ATGACAACAAACCTTAATGGAACCACGAGGGACTGGAATGCAACTACAATTACAACAATGTTCGAGACCACAGCAGCTTCGACTGAACTAGACTACAGCAATTCCAGCATCCTCTCAAACACATCTACTACTCCATCACCTCATCATCCCGATTCTATATGGTTAATGTCAGCTTCGGCCCAAGGAATAGCAGGAGTTTTCGTTTGGGCAGCTGTGTTTATCACTTGCCATCAG ATTTACCAGTATCTGAGGTTTTACACTCACCCCTCTGAGCAGCGCTGGATAGTCAGGATCCTCTTCATCGTCCCCATCTATGCTCTTACTTCTTggttttctctcctcttcttccacaAAAACAGTTACTATGTCTATTTTGACACATTCCGAGATTGTTACGAGGCTTTCGTCATCTACAACTTCTTGAGTCTCTGTTACGAATACCTCGGTGGAGAAGGCAACATCATGAGCGAAATTAGAGGGAAACCAATCAG ATCGAGCTGGTTCTACTGCACCTGCTGTCTATCGGGGCGTCAGTATTCGATagaatttcttcgtttttgtAAACAGGCCACCCTTCAGTTCTGCGCCGTCAAGCCATGCATGGCTTTTGTGACTGTTATCCTGCAATCACAAGGTCTCTACTCTGACGGTGATTGGAG CCCCCAGTCCGGCTATCTTTACATCACGATCATCAACAACGTCTCCATCACATTGGCTCTCTACGcgcttttcctcttcttctttgccacCAAAGATCTGCTCTCGCCCTACGACCCGGTTCTCAAATTTGCCATCATCAAATCCATCATCTTTTTGTGCTTCTGGCAAG GTGTCTTGCTGGCCGTGCTAGAAACGTTGGAAATAATCGCTCCGATCTATGGCTCCGATAATACAATTACCAACGCTGGAACCGTTTCGGCTGGCTATCAAAACTTTTTG GTCTGCATTGAAATGGGTTTCGCTGCCGTGGCCTTGCGCTACGCTTTCCCAGTGACGGTTTACGCCCAAAATTGCGCCACCGATTCGCGTGGTCGCACAGTCACCATGCAAAGTATCTCGAGCAGTTTGAAG GAAACGGTCAATCCGAAAGACATGATGACGGACGCTTTCCATAATTTCCACCCGCAATATCAACAGTACACGCAGTACAGCGCCA GTGGATCGACATCTCGCGGTGCCGGTGGAAGGCCAAGCCGTAACGGAACATTTGACACTGATGAATCGGGCCCTGCAATTCACCGGACGACTCCAACACTTCATCCACCTCCGTCGACATCCAGTGCAGCTTCGACTTCTTCCCCTTCAGCTCATCGCCCCGTCATTTCAGGTGGTGCTGCTACTTCTTCGTTTTCCACTTCTTCGGCTGCTGCTACTTCTACCGCTGCGTCACCATCAGCTCATCTTCCCGCCCAGTCAGGAGGTCCAGTTGGGGTCCCGCCATCACGTCTCGCTTACACTGAAAAGACGATGCTACTCAGCTCGGACGACGAGTTCCAGTGA
- the LOC124199840 gene encoding ADP-ribosylation factor-like protein 4C, with product MGANMGKTNGGSLLENLTLPSTHPTLHIVMLGLDSAGKTTALYRLKFDQYVNTVPTIGFNCEKIRALSGKAKGTQFLVWDVGGQEKLRPLWKSYTRCTDAIVFVVDSVDVERMEEAKMELMRTAKSPDNSQVPILILANKQDLPGARDPKEIEKHLGLHELGTGHLYHVQPACAITGEGLDDGLDILYEMIHKRKKHSKMNRNKNKIPTK from the exons ATGGGAGCCAATATGGGCAAAACGAATGGCGGCTCCCTCCTGGAGAATCTGACATTGCCATCGACTCATCCAACTCTGCACATTGTCATGCTCGGTTTAGACAGCGCTGGAAAGACGACTGCTCTCTACCGGCTCAAGTTCGATCAATACGTCAACACG GTGCCCACCATCGGCTTCAATTGCGAGAAAATCCGCGCCTTGTCGGGCAAAGCCAAGGGTACTCAGTTTCTAGTCTGGGATGTAG GTGGGCAAGAAAAGTTACGACCTTTGTGGAAGTCCTACACTCGTTGTACag ATGCCATCGTATTCGTCGTCGACAGCGTCGATGTGGAGCGAATGGAAGAGGCTAAAATGGAATTGATGCGGACGGCCAAAAGCCCAGACAACAGCCAAGTGCCCATTTTGATCCTGGCAAACAAACAGGATCTACCCGGAGCTCGAGATcccaaagaaattgaaaaacatcTCGGACTTCACGAACTCGGCACCGGCCATCTCTACCACGTCCAACCGGCTTGCGCCATCACCGGAGAAGGTCTAGACGACGGATTGGACATTCTCTACGAAATGATCCACAAACGCAAGAAACACTCGAAAATGAACcggaataagaataaaatcccaaccaaatga
- the LOC124199839 gene encoding uncharacterized protein LOC124199839, whose protein sequence is MISARKLLSNRLMVTFNIPSQHLGTKSEATTTSTSKKKFNDSALKKWAIVSPLVGAKQLASSFVTGIEVTPTAITWAVLDTQLNEVVDCGSSPLFSEVVRVNSSSILDMAHQVKDLIPKSDLFVLEDKMWTRGGIKSNMDMGTNLLTFQAMLYALLNENYIPEESLPKVFYIQTKAILKLFNLKVGNERVSSQNIVHRMIRRSDVGYMLDNSWENMGSLEVTKDDYGRIGWSDPEMVKKIWTRDELWRENISNAILTAHAFTDLCLKEDGEALRLLWKRN, encoded by the exons ATGATTTCAGCAAGGAAGTTATTATCCAACAGGTTGATGGTTACCTTTAATATCCCATCACAACATCTGGGGACGAAATCAGAGGCTACAACCACTAGTACCTCTAAAAAGAAGTTCAATGATAGTGCTCTGAAAAAATGGGCAATAGTGTCACCCCTCGTTGGAGCCAAACAGCTT GCATCATCATTTGTAACTGGAATTGAAGTTACACCTACAGCCATTACATGGGCTGTATTAGACACTCAGTTAAATGAGGTTGTTGATTGTGGATCTTCACCACTGTTTAGTGAAGTTGTTCGTGTCAATTCATCTTCTATACTTGACatg gCTCATCAGGTGAAAGATTTGATACCGAAAAGTGATTTGTTTGTCCTGGAAGATAAGATGTGGACTAGAGGAGGGATCAAATCTAACATGGATATGGGGACAAATCTCTTGACATTTCAA GCAATGTTGTATGCACTGCTCAATGAAAACTACATACCTGAAGAGTCTCTACCTAAAGTCTTTTACATCCAGACCAAGGCCatattaaaactttttaatcTGAAAGTAGGAAATGAAAGAGTATCTAGTCAAAACATTGTACATAGGATGATAAGAAg gtctGATGTTGGATACATGTTGGACAACAGTTGGGAAAATATGGGCAGTTTAGAAGTAACCAAAGACGATTATGGTAGGATCGGTTGGTCTGATCCAGAAATGGTCAAAAAGATTTGGACTCGTGACGAGCTTTGGAGAGAGAATATTTCAAATGCCATTCTAACCGCGCATGCCTTCACAGATCTCTGTCTTAAAGAAGACGGTGAAGCTCTGCGTTTATTGTGGAAGCGCAATTAA